In a genomic window of Rhododendron vialii isolate Sample 1 chromosome 12a, ASM3025357v1:
- the LOC131309788 gene encoding protein DUF642 L-GALACTONO-1,4-LACTONE-RESPONSIVE GENE 2-like yields MSRIVVLLLLFSVTCHVALAVYYETGGEVPNGGFEKCPSPSDLDGTKLTSPNGIPDWETTGCVEYIKSGATQDHMLLIVPAGMYAVRLGNDAAIKQKLTLTPGMFYSLTFSAARTCGQQEKLKVSVSPCTEAGGSGVLPIQTVYSSNGWDSYSWGFVAEADQVEISIHNPGDDKEDAACGPLIDSVALVALPPIKRTAGNLLRNGNFETGPYISPNTSWGVLVPSNIEDAHCPLIGWSVISLKAVKYIDYAHYFVPVGNRAVQLMAGRESIIVQIVRTMPNKVYDLTFAVGDACNSCEGSMVVEAFAGKESFKVPYESSGKGGFKRAKLRFTASSMMTRVKFLSSYYHMKSDHSGSLCGPVVDDVKLVLVNAPPQHKHA; encoded by the exons ATGTCGAGGATCGTGGTGTTGCTGCTGCTATTTTCCGTCACCTGCCATGTCGCCTTAGCCGTTTACTACGAAACAGGCG GAGAAGTACCCAACGGAGGATTCGAGAAATGCCCGAGTCCGTCCGACCTAGACGGCACGAAGCTGACGTCCCCGAACGGAATTCCCGACTGGGAAACCACCGGTTGCGTCGAGTACATAAAGTCCGGCGCCACACAGGACCACATGCTCCTCATCGTCCCCGCTGGCATGTACGCGGTACGGCTCGGAAACGACGCCGCGATCAAGCAGAAGCTCACGCTCACGCCCGGCATGTTCTACTCGTTGACGTTCAGCGCGGCGCGCACCTGTGGCCAGCAGGAGAAGCTGAAGGTGTCGGTGTCGCCATGCACGGAGGCAGGCGGCTCGGGGGTGCTGCCGATCCAGACGGTTTACAGCAGCAACGGGTGGGACTCGTACTCGTGGGGGTTCGTGGCCGAGGCGGATCAGGTGGAGATCTCGATTCATAACCCCGGCGACGACAAGGAGGATGCCGCTTGTGGCCCGCTTATTGATTCGGTTGCGTTGGTTGCTTTGCCGCCGATTAAAAGAACCGCAG GCAACCTGTTGAGGAATGGAAACTTCGAAACTGGTCCATACATATCCCCCAACACATCCTGGGGTGTCCTAGTCCCCTCCAACATAGAGGATGCCCACTGCCCTCTAATAGGTTGGAGCGTCATTTCCCTAAAAGCCGTCAAATACATCGATTACGCCCACTATTTCGTTCCCGTAGGCAACCGGGCCGTGCAACTGATGGCCGGACGAGAGAGCATTATCGTTCAGATCGTCAGGACCATGCCCAACAAGGTCTACGACCTGACCTTTGCGGTTGGGGATGCTTGCAATTCCTGTGAGGGGTCCATGGTGGTGGAGGCTTTTGCCGGGAAGGAATCTTTCAAGGTACCCTACGAGTCCTCGGGCAAGGGTGGGTTCAAACGGGCCAAGCTCCGGTTCACCGCATCTTCGATGATGACCCGGGTTAAGTTCCTTAGCTCGTATTATCACATGAAGAGCGATCATTCGGGGTCTCTTTGCGGTCCGGTGGTTGATGATGTGAAGTTGGTGCTTGTTAACGCTCCGCCGCAACATAAACATGCTTGA